From Mumia sp. ZJ1417:
GCCCGGGGCGCGGATCGTCTACCAGACCGACGCGGTGATCTCCGCCATGACGGGGACGCCGGTCGCGACCGACTGGAGCAACGCCCTCAAGAGCGGCTTTGACCTGCTCTCCCTGGAGTGGCCCGCCGACGTCCTCACCCGCCTCGGTGTCGACCCCGACGTGCTCCCTGACGTGGTCACTCCCGGCAGCGTGCTGGGTGTCACCTCCGCAGCGTGGGCCGAGCAGACCGGCATCCCCGCCGCGACGCCCGTGGTCGCCGGCACGACCGACGGCTGCGCGGCACAGCTCGGCGCGGGCGCGCTCGCGATCGGCGACTGGCACAGCGTGATCGGGACGACGCTGGTCCTCAAGGGGGCGAGCGCGAGCCCCGTGCACGACGCGGCCGGCGCGGTCTACTCGCACCGCGGCCCCGAGCCCGGCACGTGGTTGCCAGGCGGTGCCTCGAGCATCGGCGCGGGCGCCCTGTCGACGTTGCTCACGGCCGCTCCGAGCACGCACGAGGCTGAGGCGCGCCGACTTTGGGACAGCGGCGCGGCGTTCCCCCTCGTCTATCCGCTGACCGGCACCGGCGAACGCTTCCCGTTCGTCCGCCCCGACGCTGCCGGGTTCGCGATCGTCGACGCCCGGGTCAGGCCGCTGTCCGCTCTCGCCGGCGTCGACGAGGCCGCGGTCTTCCTCGGGACGATGGTCGGGGTCGCGTCGGTCGAGCGGCTGTGCTTCGACATCCTCGACCAGCGCGGGGCCCAGACGGACGGACGCCTGAGCACCTCCGGCGGCGGGAGCCGCAGTCCGCTCTGGAACGCCCTGCGCGCAGCCGCGCTCGACCGCCCGCTCTCCCTGCTCACCTCGGCGGAGCCGGCCACAGGGATGGCCGTCCTCGCCCGTTGGGGTGTCGGAGGAGGAGGAGAATCGCTCAGCGCCGTCGCTCGCGCCACCAACCCGGTTGCAGCCGTCGTCGAACCGCGCGTCGAGGATGTGCACAGGATGGACGAGGCCTACGCGACGTTGACAGGTGTGTTCGAGGCGAAGGGATGGTTGACGTGACCGAGCTGGTGCTCGTACGGCACGGCGAGACGATGTGGCACGCCGAGAACCGGTACGCAGGGGTCTCTGACGTCGGGCTCACCGCCCGCGGCTCGGCGCAGGCGGACCACCTCGGCCGCTGGGCCGCTGCCCACCCCGTCGATGCCGTCGTCTCGTCGACCCTGTCCCGCGCACGGCTCACCGCGCAACCGGCGGCCGACACCCTCGGTGTGCCGCTGCAGACCGACCCGCGGCTGCGCGAGGTCGACTTCGGTGCAGGTGAAGGGCTGACCCGTACGGAGATGGCCGAGCGCTTCCCCGAGGCGCTGGCGGCTTTCCTCGCCGCACCTGCCCGGCACCCGCTGCCATCCGGCGAGGCCGGCACCGCCGCGATCAACCGGGCGCGCCCCGCGCTCGACGCCCTCGTCACGGACCATCCGGACGGCAAGGTCCTCGTGGTCATGCACTCCACGCTCCTGCGGCTCGTCCTCTGCGACCTGCTGGGGATCGACCCTGACCGCTACCGCACGGTGATGCCCTCGGTGACCAACGGCGCGCTCACGACGTTGCGCACCGATGGCACCTCGTACGCGCTGCTCGGGTTCAACGTCCCTGTCTGACGCCGCGTGAACGACGACGCCGCCGTGTCCCTCGCGAGAGACACGGCGGCGTCGTCGTTCACTGCTGCGGTCAGGCCGAGGTCAGCAGGTCCCGGCCGGGGATCGCGTCGAGCAGCTTGCGCGTGTACTGCTCGCGCGGGCTGTCGAACACCTCAGTCACGCTGGCCGCCTCGACGACCTTGCCGTCCTGCATCACCAGGACGTCGTCGGCGATCTGGCGGACCACTGCGAGGTCGTGGGTAATGAAGAGGTAGCTCAGGCCCATCTCCGCCTGAAGCTGGTTGAGCAGCTCCAGGATCTGGGCCTGCACCAGCACGTCGAGAGCGGAGACCGCCTCGTCAAGCACGACGACCTCCGGCTCGAGCGCCAGCGCACGCGCGATCGCGACACGCTGCCGCTGTCCGCCGGACAGCTCGTTGGGGTAGCGGCTCATCACCGAGGTCGGCAGCGACACCTTCTCGAGCAGGTCGCGGACCTTCGCCTCGCGCTCCTGCGACGAGCCGATCCCGTGTGTGGCCAGCGGCTCCTCGATGGACTTGAAGATGGTGTACATCGGGTCGAGGGAGGCGTACGGGTTCTGGAAGACCGGCTGCATCTGGCGCCGCAGCGCCATCAGGCGCTTGCCCTTCAGCTGCGCGGTGTCGTACCCGTCGAACGTGACGGTGCCCTCTGTCAGCTCGAGCAGGCCGAGCACCATCCGCGCCACCGTCGACTTGCCCGAGCCGGACTCGCCCACGATCGCGGTGGTGGTGCCCCGACGCAGCCGGAAGCTGACGTCGTCGACGGCGCGAAGCTCGGTCTTGCGCCACGGACGGTCGCCCGGGAGCATGAACACCTTCGTGAGGTTCTCGACGACGATGATGTCGTCCTCACCCTTGCCGACCACGCCCTCGGCGGTGGCGATCTCGGCCGCGATCTCGCCAGCCGTCTGCAGTGCCTGCTGGCGCACCTCCTCGCGTGCCTCGACGGAGCTCAGCCGCTGCGAAGCGATCGACGGCGCCGACGACACGAGACGACGCGTGTACGGGTGCTCGGGATTCTTGAGGATCTCCAACGCCGGGCCGGACTCCACGACGCGGCCCCTGTACATGACGACGATGTGGTCGGCACGCTCTGCCGCCAGACCGAGGTCGTGCGTGATCAGCAGCACCGCGGTGCCGAGCTCGTCGGTCAGGCCGTCGAGGTGGTCCAGGATCTGCTTCTGGACGGTCACGTCGAGCGCAGAGGTCGGCTCGTCGGCGATGAGAAGCTTCGGACGTGCGGCCAGACCCATCGCGATCAGCGCCCGCTGACGCATGCCGCCGGAGAACTCGTGCGGGTACTGGCGGGCCCGCCGCTCCACGTCGTTGAGACCCGCCTCGGCGAGCAGCTCGTGCACGCGTCGGTCGGCGTCCTTGCCCTTGGCGACGTCGTTGGCGATCAGGGCTTCCTTGATCTGCGTCCCGACCCGCCAGAGCGGGTTGAGGTTCGACATCGGGTCCTGAGGAACGAGACCGATCTGGTCGCCGCGCAGGGCCTGGAAGTCCTTCTTGCCCGAGTGCGCGATTTCCTTGCCGTCGAACAGGATCTCGCCGCCGGTGACCTTGCCGGTGCCCGGGAGCAGACCGATGATCGCGTGCGCGGTGGTCGACTTGCCCGAGCCCGACTCACCGACGATGGCGACGGTCTGGCCTGGGTAGACGGTCAGGTTGGCACCCTGCACTGCAGGGACGGCCTTCTTGTCGGAGAAGAAGGCGACGTCGAGGTCGCGGACCTCGAGGAGGGGCTGCTGACTCATCGCTTCTTCGCCTTCGGGTCGAGGGCATCACGGACGGCGTCACCGAGCAGGATGAAGCTCAGCACGGTGAGCGCGAGCGCGGCAGCCGGGACGAACATGACGCCGAGCCGGGTGCCGGAGCGGACGAGCCGCTGGGCCTCTGCGATGTCATTGCCCCAGGAGACCACCGAGAACGGCAGGCCCAGCCCGAGGAACGACAGCGTCGCCTCGGCGACGATGAAGATGCCGAGTGACACGGTCGCGGTCACGATCACTGGGGAGATCGCGTTCGGGACGATGTGGCGCCACAGGTTGCGGGTGTTGCTCGCCCCGATCGCCCGGGCCGCATCGACGAACTCATAGTTCCTGACCTCGATGACCGAGCCACGCATGATGCGTGCGATCTGCGGCCAGCCGAACAGCGCCAGCGTGAGGACGACCGCGGAGATGCCGCCCCAGAACTGCCGCTCAGGGAACCAGTTGTTGATCGCCGAGAGGCAGACGATGGCAGCCAGGATCAGCGGGATCGCGAAGAAGATATCGCTCACGCGCGAGATGATCGCGTCGGCCCAGCTTCCCTTGAACCCGGCGATGGCACCCGTCAGGGCACCGAGCAGGACCACGAGAAGCGTGGTGAGGACGCCGACGGCGACCGAGGCGCGCGCTCCGTACAAGGTGCGGGACCACACGTCGCAGCCCTGGAAGTTGAAGCCGAACGGATGTCCGGGCTCGGCCGGGTCGAGGCTGCGGCCCGGCTCGCAGAAGCGCGGGTCGGCGTTGGTGAACAGTCCGGGGAAGGCGATGACGACGGCGAGGATGGTGAGCAGCACGGCGGACGCGATGAACATCGGGTTCTTGCGCAGCTGCTTCCAGGCCTCACCCCACTGGCTGGAGGGCGCCTCGTCGACCTGGAGGGAGTCGACCGCGGCCAGCGGTGTCTCCTCGATCGGGGCCACATAGCGCTCCTGCCCCGGGAGCGTGGGCTTAGGCATAACGGATCCTTGGGTCGAGGAAGGCGTACAGCAGGTCGACGACCAGTGCCGCCAGGACGTACACGAGGACCATGATCGTCACGACGGAGACGATCGTCGGCGTCTCGCCACGGATGACCGCCTGGTAGGCGAGGTTGCCGACGCCGGGGATGTTGAAGATGCCCTCGGTCACGATCGCACCCGCCATCAAGGCGCCGATGTCGACGCCGAGGAAGGTCACGACCGGGATCAGCGAGTTGCGGAGGACGTGGCGCCGGACGACGGTGCCTTCGGAGAGCCCTTTGGCACGAGCCGTGCGCACATGGTCGGCACTGAGGTTGCCGGCGACCGACGTTCTCGTCAGTCTCAGCACGTACGCGAAGGAGACCAGTCCGAGCACGAAGGCTGGTAGCAACAGGTTGTAGAACGACGTGTTGCTGCCGACTGTCGGTGGGAACCACTCCAGCTTGACGCCGAAGATGAGCTGAAGCACGAAGCCGAAGACGAAGATCGGGACGGCGATCACCACCAGCGAGACGACGAGCATCGTCGAGTCGAACAGCTTGCCCTTGCGGAGGCCCGCGATCGTGCCGGCGACGATGCCCAGAACGGCCTCGATCACGAGGGCCATCAGGGCGAGCTTGATGGTGACCGGGAAGGCGTCGGCCACGAGATCGATGACCGGGCGACCAGTGAACGACTGTCCGAAGTCACCGGTGACGGCGCCCTTGAGGAAGAGGAACCACTGGACGAGGAACGGCTCGTCGAGGTTGTACTGCTCCCTGACCTGGTTCATCGTGGCTTCGGAGACGGGCTTGTCACCGAACAGTGCACGGACCGGGTCGCCTGGGCGAAGGAAGACGAGCGCGTAGATGAGCAGCGTCGACCCGAGGATCACGGGGATCGTCTGCAAGATTCGCCGCGCGGCATACCACCACATCAGTGGCCTCCTACGGGATGGGCTCTCCTACGAGGAGAGATATGGTTTCAGGGGCCCGTCGGCGCCGGTAGGCACCGGGAGCCCGCGCACGGCCACGCGGGGGGCAGCTGGTGAGCCGACCCCCGCGTGCCCCGCATGCGGTGGTGTGGGACCTACTACTTCGTGATGTTCTGGTAGACCGGCACGTTCTGCCAGTTGAACTTCACGTTCTTGACACCCTTGGCAGCAGCGCCAGTGGCGTCGGTGTACCACATCGACAGACCCGGCAGGTCCTCCATGAGGATGGCCTGCGCGTCGACGAACGCCTTGTAGCGATCCTCGTCGGTCTCAGCGCCCGCCGCCTTAGCGATCAGGGCGTCGAACTCCGGGTTGGAGTAGCCGGCGTCGTTCGAGGCCGCCCCGGTGCCATAGATCGGGCCGAGGTAGTTCGAGATCGACGGGTAGTCCGGCTGCCAACCGGCGCGGAACAGGGCCCCGGTCTTGTTGTTGTCACGGTCGTCGAGGAACTCGTCGAACGTGGCGTAGTACTTCGGCTCGGCCTTGATGCCCAGGGTGTTCTTGATCTGGTTGGCCATCGCGTCGATCGACGCCTTGTTGCCGGCACCATCAGTGTTGGAGGCGATCAGCAGCTTCTTGTCGCCCCACGGCTCGATGGCCTCAGCCTCGGCCCAGCGCTTCTTGGCCTCGTCGGCGTTGAACTCGAGAACCTCGTTGCCGGGGATCTCGTCGGTCCAGCCCGGCATCGGCGGCGCGCTGAAGTCGAGCGCCGGGGTGCGGGTGCCGAAGAACAGCTTCTCGGTGAGCTCCTCGCGGTTCAGTGCCATCGAGACGGCCTGACGGCGGAGCTTGCCGGCCTCACCGGTGAAACCGGGGAGGTCGACCGGGAACTGGAACGAACCGTTGACCGAGCCCGGCGCGGTGACGGCCTGGACCGTGTCGTCGTCGCCGAAGGTCTGCAGCGCGCTGTCCGGGACGGTGTCCAGGACGTCGAGGTTGCCGGCCTGCAGGTCGGTGTAAGCAGCCTCAGTGTCGGTGTAGACCACGAAGGTCACGCCACCGTTCTGAGCCTTGCGGAGACCGTCGTACTCCTCGTTCGGGACGAGACGGAGCTCCTTGTTGTGCTCCCAGGCCTCGAGCTTGTACGGGCCGTTGGCGATCGGGTTCTCACCGTAGGCCTTCATGTCGGCGTAGGCCGACTCAGGCAGCGGATAGTAGGCCGAGTAGCCGAGGCGCAGCGGGAAGTCCGACTCCGCCTGGTTGAGCTCGATGGTGAAGGTCTTGTCGTCGACGACCTTCAGACCCGACATCGTCTTGACGGTCGGGTTCTCCTCCTGAACAGCCTCGTAACCCGCAATCGGGTAGTAGAAGTAGGAGGCGTTCTGCGCGTTCGTGCTCAGGGCGCCGTAGTTCCAGGCGTCAACGAAGGAGGTCGCGGTGACGGGGGTGCCGTCGCTGAACTTCCAGTCCTTGAGCTTGACGGTCCAGAGCTTGTTGTCGTCGGAGGTGATCGACTCCGCGACCTCCATCTCCTGCGAGCCGTCTTCCTTGTAGGTGATCAGGCCTGCATAGAGCATGTCGATGACGTTGCCGCCGCCGACCTCGTTGGTGGCCTGCGGAACCAGCGGGTTCTGAGGCTCGGTCGTACGAGCGGTGATGACGGACGTGGTCGAATCGCTCGACTCGTCGTCATCTCCCCCGCCGCCGCCGCACGCGGACACCGTAAGTCCGATCGCAGCGAGCAGCGCCACGCCTCCGAGGCGAGTACGCCGGGAGAGTCGCATTGGAATCCTCCTGAATGTGTTGGGAACGCGCAGAAAAACTTCCGCACACCCATGGTTACTCCGGATCATCAACCAGAACAGGTCAGGGGCCGGACACTTACCGAAGTGTTACAACCACCAGGCCCCCTGATCGTGACAGCATTTTTATCAGACCAGCCAAAAGCGCCCTTCGAGGGGCCCGTCCGGGGACGCGTGGGGCACGCTCGTTGCGCCACGTCGAGGCGCACGCAAGACCGCCACGCCTCGCTGCTGCGGGACGTGGCGGCCTGCGTGTGTCGTACGACGTAAGGGGGTCAGCCCTTGCGCTTGTTGATCTCGTCGGTCGCCTGCGGCAGGACCTCCTTGAGGTCGCCGACGACGCCGAAGTCGACCAGCTCGAAGATGGGCGCCTCCTCGTCCTTGTTGACGGCGACGATCGTCTTGGAGGTCTGCATGCCGGCGCGGTGCTGGATCGCACCGGAGATGCCGTTGGCGACGTACAGCTGCGGCGAGACCGTCTTGCCGGTCTGACCGACCTGGAAGCTGTGCGGGTACCAGCCGGAGTCGACCGCGGCACGCGAGGCGCCAACGGCCGCACCGAGGGAGTCGGCGAACGCCTCGACCTGCGAGAAGTCACCGCCGGTGCCACGACCGCCGGAGACGACGATCGCGGCCTCGGTCAGCTCCGGGCGGCCGGTGGCCTCGCGGGGCTTGGAGTCGGTGATCTTGGCCGCCTTGGCCGCATCGGAGACCGTCACCGAGACGGGCTCGAGCGCGCCGGCCGCCGGGGACTCTTCCGGGGTGGCAGAGTTGGGCTTGACGGTCACGATCGGGGTGCCCTTGGTGATGGTCGCCTCGACGGTGAAGTTGCCGGCGAAGACCGACTGCGTCGTCTCGACACCCTCGCCACCAGCACGCACGTCGACGACGTCGGTGAGCAGCCCTGAGCCGGTCTTGATCGCCAGACGACCGGCGATCTCCTTGCCCTCGGCCGAGCTGCCGATCAGCACCGCACCAGGCTGCTTGTCGGCGACGAGCTGGGCCAGCGCCTCCGCCTTGGGAACGACCAGGTACTCGGTCAGCTCCGGTGCGTCCAGCACGTACACCTTCTCGGCGCCGTACTGCGCCAGGTACGCCTGAGCGGCGTCGGCACCGGAGCCGATGAACACCGCCGACGGGGTGCCGAGGCGGCGGGCGAGCGTCAGGAGCTCGCCGGTGGTCTTGCGAACTGCACCGTCGACGTGGTCGACGAGAACGAGAATCTCACTCATCTGTGGCTGCTCCTCACACGAACTTCTTCGAGGCGAGGAACGCGGCGAGCTTGACGCCACCGTCTCCCTCGTCGGTGACGATCTCGCCGGCGCTGCGCGGCGGACGCGGTGCGAAGGACAGCACCTTCGTCCCGGCCGCATCCAGGCCGACCTCGGACGGGTCGATGCCCAGGTCGGACAGCGTCAGGTCCTCGACCGGCTTCTTCTTGGCCGCCATGATGCCCTTGAACGACGGGTAGCGCGGCTCACCGGACTGGTCGGTGACCGACACGACCGCAGGCGCGGTGGCGGTGATCGTCTCGGTCGCGACGTCGCCGTCACGGCGCACGGTCACGGTCGAGCCGTCCACGGTGATCTGCGAGCCATAAGTGACCGCAGGCAGACCCAGACGCTCAGCGACCATGGTCGGGACGACACCCATCGTGCCGTCGGTCGAGCTCATGCCGAAGAAGACGAGGTCGTACTCCAACGTGCCCAGCGCCTTGGCCAGGACCAGCGACGTCGCGACGGCATCAGAGCCGGCGATGTCGTCGTCCTCGACGTGGACACCCTTGTCAGCGCCCATCTGCAGCGCCTTGCGGACCGCGTCGGCAGCATCGGCGGGGCCGACGGTCAGCACCGTCACCTCGCCATCGCTCTCCTCTGCAGCAAGCAGAGCCTGCTCGACGGCGTACTCGTCGAGCTCCGACAGCAGACCGTCGACGCCTTCGCGATCCACGGTGTTGTCCGACGAGTCAAAGGACCGGTCCGCCGTAGCGTCCGGTACGTACTTCACACAGACGACGATGTTCATGGCCTTCTCGGCCCCTCCTGTGGAGTCGACTTCGTACACGGCGCTCGCACGGGACGCGCGTCGCGGCAGCCGTGGGCGACTGCGGTGCGGAGCCGTGAGACGTCTCCACAACCCTGATGTTACCGACAGGTAACCATCTTGACGAGGTCGTCACGGGTGGCATGGGTCACACGGCGAACCGCACACCCACGGCGCTCCCACGTCGGTGGCTCTTTACGCCGAGGGCCTTTTGAGAGGTCGAGCGCGTGACACGCTGCGACACTGAACCACATGACCGAGCCTAGGGCACGCCTGCGGACGCTCACCATCCTGGTCGGGTCTGCGGCGTTCGTGGTGATCGTCGCCGGCGTGATGAGCATCAACGGGATCGTCGGCCCGACCTTCCTCGCGATCTGTCTCACGGTCACGGTGCACCCGCTCCGCCACGTCTTCGACCGGATGGGCATGCCGTCCTGGACCGGCACGGTCGCCTGCGTCGTCGCCGTCTACGCGATCCTCCTGCTGCTCGCGGGGTCGCTGGTGCTCGCCGGTGCGCGGTTCGGCCAGCTCCTCACCGCGTACGAGGACGAGTTCCAGCGATGGCTCGTCGACGTCAAGAGCCTGCTCAACGACTGGGGCGTCCAGCAGAGCGACCTCGACCAGATCTTCAAACACCTCGACATCCGCTCGCTCGCCCCGTACGTCGCCGAGGTCGTCTCCAGCGCCACCACGGTCACCGGCAACCTGCTCCTCATCTTGATCCTGCTGCTCTTCATGGCGCTGGACGGCTCGGTGATCCCCCGGCTTGCGCGCCGGGTCCCCGAGCGTCACCGCGCCACCGTCGACGCGCTCGCCGACTTCGCGACGGGCACGCGCCGCTATTTCGTGGTCGCGACCGTGTTCGGGCTCGTCGTCGCGGTGGCTGACGTGATCCTGCTGTACGCGCTCGGTGTCCCGGAGCCGTGGCTGTGGGGCGTGCTCTCGCTCATCACCGGCTACATCCCCAACATCGGGTTCATCCTGGGCCTGATCCCGCCCGCCATGCTCGCGCTGTTCGACTCCGGATGGCAGACGGCAGTGTGGGTGATCGTCGGCTACTGCGTCATCAACTTCGTGATCCAGTCGGTCTTCCAGCCCAAGATCGTCGGCAACTCCGTCGGCCTCTCGGCGACAGTGAGCATGCTGTCGCTGATCTTCTGGACGCTGGTCCTCGGGGCGTGGGGGGCGATCCTGGCCATCCCGGCCACGCTGCTCGTCAAGAAGCTCCTCGTCGACAGCGATCCCGA
This genomic window contains:
- a CDS encoding ABC transporter ATP-binding protein; amino-acid sequence: MSQQPLLEVRDLDVAFFSDKKAVPAVQGANLTVYPGQTVAIVGESGSGKSTTAHAIIGLLPGTGKVTGGEILFDGKEIAHSGKKDFQALRGDQIGLVPQDPMSNLNPLWRVGTQIKEALIANDVAKGKDADRRVHELLAEAGLNDVERRARQYPHEFSGGMRQRALIAMGLAARPKLLIADEPTSALDVTVQKQILDHLDGLTDELGTAVLLITHDLGLAAERADHIVVMYRGRVVESGPALEILKNPEHPYTRRLVSSAPSIASQRLSSVEAREEVRQQALQTAGEIAAEIATAEGVVGKGEDDIIVVENLTKVFMLPGDRPWRKTELRAVDDVSFRLRRGTTTAIVGESGSGKSTVARMVLGLLELTEGTVTFDGYDTAQLKGKRLMALRRQMQPVFQNPYASLDPMYTIFKSIEEPLATHGIGSSQEREAKVRDLLEKVSLPTSVMSRYPNELSGGQRQRVAIARALALEPEVVVLDEAVSALDVLVQAQILELLNQLQAEMGLSYLFITHDLAVVRQIADDVLVMQDGKVVEAASVTEVFDSPREQYTRKLLDAIPGRDLLTSA
- a CDS encoding ABC transporter permease, whose amino-acid sequence is MWWYAARRILQTIPVILGSTLLIYALVFLRPGDPVRALFGDKPVSEATMNQVREQYNLDEPFLVQWFLFLKGAVTGDFGQSFTGRPVIDLVADAFPVTIKLALMALVIEAVLGIVAGTIAGLRKGKLFDSTMLVVSLVVIAVPIFVFGFVLQLIFGVKLEWFPPTVGSNTSFYNLLLPAFVLGLVSFAYVLRLTRTSVAGNLSADHVRTARAKGLSEGTVVRRHVLRNSLIPVVTFLGVDIGALMAGAIVTEGIFNIPGVGNLAYQAVIRGETPTIVSVVTIMVLVYVLAALVVDLLYAFLDPRIRYA
- a CDS encoding histidine phosphatase family protein — encoded protein: MVDVTELVLVRHGETMWHAENRYAGVSDVGLTARGSAQADHLGRWAAAHPVDAVVSSTLSRARLTAQPAADTLGVPLQTDPRLREVDFGAGEGLTRTEMAERFPEALAAFLAAPARHPLPSGEAGTAAINRARPALDALVTDHPDGKVLVVMHSTLLRLVLCDLLGIDPDRYRTVMPSVTNGALTTLRTDGTSYALLGFNVPV
- a CDS encoding ABC transporter substrate-binding protein, coding for MRLSRRTRLGGVALLAAIGLTVSACGGGGGDDDESSDSTTSVITARTTEPQNPLVPQATNEVGGGNVIDMLYAGLITYKEDGSQEMEVAESITSDDNKLWTVKLKDWKFSDGTPVTATSFVDAWNYGALSTNAQNASYFYYPIAGYEAVQEENPTVKTMSGLKVVDDKTFTIELNQAESDFPLRLGYSAYYPLPESAYADMKAYGENPIANGPYKLEAWEHNKELRLVPNEEYDGLRKAQNGGVTFVVYTDTEAAYTDLQAGNLDVLDTVPDSALQTFGDDDTVQAVTAPGSVNGSFQFPVDLPGFTGEAGKLRRQAVSMALNREELTEKLFFGTRTPALDFSAPPMPGWTDEIPGNEVLEFNADEAKKRWAEAEAIEPWGDKKLLIASNTDGAGNKASIDAMANQIKNTLGIKAEPKYYATFDEFLDDRDNNKTGALFRAGWQPDYPSISNYLGPIYGTGAASNDAGYSNPEFDALIAKAAGAETDEDRYKAFVDAQAILMEDLPGLSMWYTDATGAAAKGVKNVKFNWQNVPVYQNITK
- a CDS encoding electron transfer flavoprotein subunit beta/FixA family protein, which produces MNIVVCVKYVPDATADRSFDSSDNTVDREGVDGLLSELDEYAVEQALLAAEESDGEVTVLTVGPADAADAVRKALQMGADKGVHVEDDDIAGSDAVATSLVLAKALGTLEYDLVFFGMSSTDGTMGVVPTMVAERLGLPAVTYGSQITVDGSTVTVRRDGDVATETITATAPAVVSVTDQSGEPRYPSFKGIMAAKKKPVEDLTLSDLGIDPSEVGLDAAGTKVLSFAPRPPRSAGEIVTDEGDGGVKLAAFLASKKFV
- a CDS encoding FGGY-family carbohydrate kinase codes for the protein MTGPLWVGLDLGTQSAKAVAVDETGTVHASAQAPITGTRDGVRHEQQVADWVSAARTVLGHLARDLGTAVDQIAGVALDGTSGTLAVLDSTGRATGPGIMYDDGRAAALADEVVAAGQTLWTRLGYRMQPSWALPKIVWLARQGLPPGARIVYQTDAVISAMTGTPVATDWSNALKSGFDLLSLEWPADVLTRLGVDPDVLPDVVTPGSVLGVTSAAWAEQTGIPAATPVVAGTTDGCAAQLGAGALAIGDWHSVIGTTLVLKGASASPVHDAAGAVYSHRGPEPGTWLPGGASSIGAGALSTLLTAAPSTHEAEARRLWDSGAAFPLVYPLTGTGERFPFVRPDAAGFAIVDARVRPLSALAGVDEAAVFLGTMVGVASVERLCFDILDQRGAQTDGRLSTSGGGSRSPLWNALRAAALDRPLSLLTSAEPATGMAVLARWGVGGGGESLSAVARATNPVAAVVEPRVEDVHRMDEAYATLTGVFEAKGWLT
- a CDS encoding electron transfer flavoprotein subunit alpha/FixB family protein; this translates as MSEILVLVDHVDGAVRKTTGELLTLARRLGTPSAVFIGSGADAAQAYLAQYGAEKVYVLDAPELTEYLVVPKAEALAQLVADKQPGAVLIGSSAEGKEIAGRLAIKTGSGLLTDVVDVRAGGEGVETTQSVFAGNFTVEATITKGTPIVTVKPNSATPEESPAAGALEPVSVTVSDAAKAAKITDSKPREATGRPELTEAAIVVSGGRGTGGDFSQVEAFADSLGAAVGASRAAVDSGWYPHSFQVGQTGKTVSPQLYVANGISGAIQHRAGMQTSKTIVAVNKDEEAPIFELVDFGVVGDLKEVLPQATDEINKRKG
- a CDS encoding ABC transporter permease, coding for MPKPTLPGQERYVAPIEETPLAAVDSLQVDEAPSSQWGEAWKQLRKNPMFIASAVLLTILAVVIAFPGLFTNADPRFCEPGRSLDPAEPGHPFGFNFQGCDVWSRTLYGARASVAVGVLTTLLVVLLGALTGAIAGFKGSWADAIISRVSDIFFAIPLILAAIVCLSAINNWFPERQFWGGISAVVLTLALFGWPQIARIMRGSVIEVRNYEFVDAARAIGASNTRNLWRHIVPNAISPVIVTATVSLGIFIVAEATLSFLGLGLPFSVVSWGNDIAEAQRLVRSGTRLGVMFVPAAALALTVLSFILLGDAVRDALDPKAKKR
- a CDS encoding AI-2E family transporter, whose translation is MTEPRARLRTLTILVGSAAFVVIVAGVMSINGIVGPTFLAICLTVTVHPLRHVFDRMGMPSWTGTVACVVAVYAILLLLAGSLVLAGARFGQLLTAYEDEFQRWLVDVKSLLNDWGVQQSDLDQIFKHLDIRSLAPYVAEVVSSATTVTGNLLLILILLLFMALDGSVIPRLARRVPERHRATVDALADFATGTRRYFVVATVFGLVVAVADVILLYALGVPEPWLWGVLSLITGYIPNIGFILGLIPPAMLALFDSGWQTAVWVIVGYCVINFVIQSVFQPKIVGNSVGLSATVSMLSLIFWTLVLGAWGAILAIPATLLVKKLLVDSDPDARWISPIIAGREPVP